Proteins encoded together in one Chthonomonadales bacterium window:
- a CDS encoding DUF1559 domain-containing protein, translated as MRPASRAFTLIELLVVIAIIAILAAILFPVFAQAREKARQTACISNEKQIGMAASMYATDYDDQIMPIATVAGTKVYYWWASFDGMTSVRKESEGLIQPYMRNAQIQACPSFRNDLRVTIGLTGYGYNYAYLCPFVSTGSPYTIQVMPVALAAIKSPADTVFIADAARWNVRTTPAELEGNTFLDPPSAAYPGFHARHTGSGSVLWVDGHVKAEHPVYRAGTFGAGYNADDFKRQHLGDIDRDGDLSTDELFDLQ; from the coding sequence ATGCGGCCAGCATCTCGCGCCTTCACGCTCATCGAGCTCCTCGTCGTGATCGCGATCATCGCGATCCTTGCCGCCATCCTGTTTCCCGTGTTCGCGCAGGCCCGCGAGAAAGCGCGCCAGACGGCCTGCATTTCCAACGAGAAGCAGATCGGCATGGCGGCCTCCATGTACGCGACGGACTATGACGACCAGATCATGCCCATCGCCACCGTCGCCGGCACCAAGGTCTACTACTGGTGGGCCAGCTTCGACGGCATGACCAGCGTCCGCAAGGAGAGCGAGGGACTCATCCAGCCCTACATGCGCAACGCGCAGATCCAGGCCTGCCCCTCCTTCCGCAACGATCTGCGGGTTACCATCGGGCTCACGGGTTACGGCTATAACTACGCCTACCTCTGCCCGTTCGTCTCGACCGGCTCGCCCTATACGATCCAGGTGATGCCCGTGGCGCTCGCGGCGATCAAGTCGCCGGCCGATACCGTGTTCATCGCCGATGCCGCGCGCTGGAACGTCCGCACCACGCCCGCCGAGCTCGAGGGCAACACGTTCCTCGATCCTCCCTCGGCCGCCTATCCGGGCTTCCACGCGCGCCACACCGGCTCGGGTTCCGTGCTGTGGGTCGACGGGCACGTCAAGGCGGAGCATCCGGTCTACCGCGCGGGCACGTTCGGCGCCGGCTACAACGCCGACGACTTCAAGCGCCAGCACCTGGGCGACATCGACCGCGACGGCGACCTGTCGACGGACGAGTTGTTCGACCTGCAGTAG
- the uvrC gene encoding excinuclease ABC subunit UvrC — protein MLTPTLHEKLETLPARSGCYLYKDANAQIIYVGKAVNLRNRVRSYFQKSANLAPRTRRLVQAVHDMDYIVTESELEALVLECNLIKKYQPHYNVRLRDDKHYPYLCITTAEPFPRLILTRRVRQDGNRYFGPYSGSRAVYATMDLINRIFPLVSCGKSFDGRPVQKPCLYYHMGQCLGPCAGLVKPEVYAQAVKDVISFLEGKQERLLRDLRRKMEEAAEDLEFERAARLRDQIGAVEEVMARQKVISTRMIDQDVVAVVADEGGACVQMFYIRGGKLVGQNHFLLEGAEGEADCTEAVQGFVKQYYQDAAYVPQEILLPCDIDEASIVQSWLRQKRGSKVEITVPVRGDKKRLVEMASENAAHAMEQVRAEMRARLGNTERALSDLGEALGLPGPPRRIECYDISNFQGEAFVGSMVVCENGEMARGEYRRFRIRAHESKPDDVAMIREVLVRRLTEAREGNPRFARLPDLLIVDGGRGQLGAAVAALELTGTSLPVCGLAKRFELLLLPNEPDPVALPRTSQALYLVQRIRDEAHRFANSYRILLQGKKQTRSALDSVPGIGPRRRKSLIRHFGSVERIRAASLEELAAAPGMNRRVAEAVLTYFQQGAES, from the coding sequence ATGCTCACCCCCACGCTTCACGAGAAGCTGGAGACGCTACCCGCCAGGTCGGGCTGCTACCTCTACAAGGACGCCAACGCGCAGATCATCTACGTCGGCAAAGCCGTCAACCTGCGTAACCGCGTCCGCTCCTACTTCCAGAAGAGCGCCAACCTCGCCCCGCGCACCCGCCGCCTTGTGCAGGCCGTGCACGACATGGACTACATCGTCACCGAGAGCGAGTTGGAGGCGCTCGTCCTCGAGTGCAACCTGATCAAGAAGTACCAGCCGCACTACAACGTTCGTCTCCGCGATGACAAGCACTATCCCTACCTCTGCATCACGACCGCCGAGCCCTTCCCACGCCTGATCCTCACGCGCCGTGTGCGACAGGACGGGAACCGCTACTTCGGGCCCTATTCCGGCTCGCGCGCCGTCTATGCCACGATGGACCTGATTAACCGCATCTTCCCGCTCGTCTCGTGCGGCAAGTCGTTCGACGGGCGGCCGGTGCAGAAGCCCTGCCTCTACTACCATATGGGCCAGTGTCTGGGGCCCTGCGCGGGGCTGGTTAAGCCCGAGGTGTACGCCCAGGCCGTCAAGGACGTCATCTCCTTCCTCGAGGGCAAGCAGGAGCGGCTCCTGCGGGACCTGCGCCGCAAGATGGAGGAGGCCGCGGAGGACCTCGAGTTCGAGCGTGCCGCTCGCTTGCGCGACCAGATCGGCGCGGTGGAGGAGGTGATGGCCCGCCAGAAGGTGATCAGCACGCGCATGATCGACCAGGACGTGGTGGCCGTGGTGGCGGACGAGGGCGGCGCGTGCGTACAGATGTTCTACATCCGCGGCGGCAAGCTGGTGGGGCAGAACCACTTCCTTCTGGAGGGCGCCGAGGGCGAGGCCGACTGCACCGAGGCGGTGCAGGGGTTCGTGAAGCAATACTACCAGGACGCCGCCTACGTGCCGCAGGAGATCCTGCTGCCGTGCGACATCGACGAGGCCTCCATCGTGCAGTCATGGCTGCGCCAGAAGCGTGGCAGCAAGGTGGAGATCACGGTGCCAGTGCGCGGAGACAAGAAGCGCCTGGTAGAGATGGCCTCCGAGAACGCCGCGCACGCGATGGAGCAGGTGCGCGCCGAGATGCGGGCGCGGCTGGGCAACACGGAGCGCGCCCTGTCCGACCTGGGCGAGGCGCTCGGGCTGCCGGGGCCGCCGCGACGCATCGAGTGCTACGACATCTCCAACTTCCAGGGCGAGGCCTTCGTGGGCTCCATGGTGGTCTGCGAGAACGGCGAGATGGCCCGGGGCGAGTACCGCCGCTTTCGCATTCGCGCCCATGAGAGCAAGCCCGACGACGTGGCCATGATCCGCGAGGTGCTGGTGCGGCGGCTCACGGAGGCGCGCGAGGGCAACCCCAGGTTCGCCCGCCTGCCGGACCTGCTGATCGTCGACGGCGGGCGCGGCCAACTCGGCGCCGCCGTGGCCGCGCTGGAGCTGACGGGCACCTCGCTGCCGGTCTGCGGGCTCGCCAAGCGCTTCGAGCTGCTGCTGCTGCCAAACGAGCCGGACCCGGTCGCGCTGCCGCGCACCTCGCAGGCCCTCTACCTGGTGCAGCGCATTCGCGACGAGGCGCACCGCTTCGCCAACTCCTACCGCATCCTGCTTCAGGGCAAGAAGCAGACGCGCAGCGCGCTCGACAGCGTGCCGGGAATCGGCCCGCGGCGCCGCAAGTCGCTCATCAGGCACTTTGGCTCGGTCGAGCGGATCCGGGCCGCGAGCCTGGAGGAGCTGGCCGCGGCGCCCGGCATGAACCGCCGCGTGGCCGAGGCGGTGCTCACCTACTTTCAGCAGGGCGCCGAGAGTTGA
- a CDS encoding response regulator, translating into MGRPIRVLVVEDNPEDADLTVRALHRGGYAPAWQRVDTAEAMREALRVQSWDLALADYGIPGFGALPALRVLHESGLDIPCIVLSRTAGEETAVDVMRAGARDYVKKENLTRLVPAVERELREAQVRRERVSAEEALRESRELLQAVVNAAPVILFALDNAGTITFAEGRGLEALGRTQGELVGHSAFALYRGNEEVLAQVRGALAGERDHSVAPVPCAGRTFEMRWAAFRGRGGERLGTIGLAADITDRVELERELLHSQKMQALGTLAGGIAHDFNNLLQAILGHAELLRERKADEDPDVPSLSGIEEAAHRAARLISELLTFSRMQAINLRPIALHEVVRATAEHLERGLPSSVTLRLELGAARDRVVGDPDRLQQAMQNLCMNAREAMPDGGELLVETANRVVEPGEPGMVPEAEPGRYVVMSVQDSGPGMDPDMQRRVFDPFFTTKDVGKGTGLGLAIVYGVARSHSGFVQLVSEPGRGTRFSIYLPEAEPARPHAEPADEEARGSETVLVVEDESMLADLLRQMLERRGFLPLVAHGADEALALFEAHRESIALVVTDLVMPGRDGMELAQELHARDTALPILLATGYVADSDVAELQGWGIRGVIAKPYRAGDIVRKVREVLDARPES; encoded by the coding sequence GTGGGGCGTCCGATCCGCGTTCTGGTCGTTGAGGACAACCCCGAGGACGCGGACCTGACGGTGCGCGCCCTGCATCGCGGCGGGTACGCGCCGGCCTGGCAGCGCGTGGACACCGCCGAGGCCATGCGCGAGGCGCTCCGCGTCCAGAGTTGGGACCTCGCGCTGGCGGACTACGGAATCCCCGGGTTCGGCGCGCTCCCGGCGTTGCGGGTGCTCCACGAGAGCGGGCTGGACATCCCCTGCATCGTCCTCTCCCGCACGGCAGGCGAGGAGACCGCCGTCGACGTGATGAGGGCCGGCGCGCGCGACTACGTGAAGAAGGAGAACCTGACGCGCCTGGTTCCGGCGGTGGAGCGCGAGTTGCGCGAGGCTCAGGTGCGCCGCGAGCGCGTCAGCGCCGAGGAGGCGCTGCGCGAGAGCCGGGAGCTGCTTCAGGCCGTCGTGAACGCGGCGCCGGTCATCCTCTTTGCCCTCGACAACGCCGGCACCATCACTTTCGCCGAAGGACGCGGCCTGGAGGCGCTCGGCCGCACCCAGGGCGAGCTCGTCGGCCACTCGGCCTTCGCGCTCTACCGTGGAAACGAGGAGGTCCTCGCACAGGTCCGCGGCGCGCTGGCCGGCGAGCGGGACCACTCCGTCGCGCCCGTTCCCTGCGCCGGGCGCACCTTCGAGATGCGCTGGGCCGCCTTCCGCGGCCGCGGCGGCGAGCGCCTGGGCACCATCGGCCTGGCCGCCGACATCACCGATCGCGTCGAGCTCGAAAGGGAGCTCCTGCACTCGCAGAAGATGCAGGCGCTCGGCACGCTGGCCGGCGGCATCGCCCACGATTTCAACAACCTGCTGCAGGCCATCCTGGGTCACGCCGAGCTGCTGCGCGAGCGCAAGGCCGACGAGGACCCCGACGTGCCCAGCCTCAGCGGGATCGAGGAGGCCGCCCACCGCGCCGCCCGGCTCATCTCCGAGTTGCTCACCTTCAGTCGCATGCAGGCCATCAACCTGCGCCCGATCGCCCTGCACGAGGTGGTGCGCGCCACCGCCGAGCACCTGGAGCGCGGGCTACCCTCCAGCGTCACGCTTCGCCTGGAGCTCGGGGCCGCACGCGATCGCGTCGTCGGCGACCCGGATCGCCTTCAGCAGGCGATGCAGAACCTCTGCATGAACGCGCGGGAGGCGATGCCGGACGGCGGAGAGCTGCTCGTGGAGACCGCCAATCGGGTGGTGGAGCCCGGCGAGCCCGGCATGGTGCCCGAGGCCGAGCCCGGCCGCTACGTGGTCATGAGCGTGCAGGACAGCGGGCCGGGAATGGACCCCGACATGCAGAGGCGCGTATTTGACCCCTTTTTCACCACGAAGGATGTAGGCAAGGGCACCGGGCTCGGGTTGGCCATCGTCTACGGCGTCGCGCGCAGCCACTCCGGCTTCGTGCAACTCGTGAGCGAGCCCGGGCGCGGCACGCGCTTCAGCATCTATCTGCCGGAGGCCGAGCCGGCACGGCCGCACGCCGAGCCGGCCGACGAGGAGGCGCGCGGCTCGGAGACCGTGCTGGTCGTCGAGGATGAGTCGATGCTGGCCGACCTGCTCCGGCAGATGCTGGAGCGTCGCGGCTTCCTGCCTCTCGTGGCCCACGGCGCGGACGAGGCGCTGGCGCTGTTCGAGGCCCACCGAGAGAGCATCGCGCTGGTGGTGACCGATCTGGTGATGCCCGGGCGCGACGGCATGGAACTTGCGCAGGAGTTGCACGCGCGCGACACGGCGCTCCCCATCCTGCTGGCGACCGGCTACGTGGCGGACAGCGACGTGGCCGAGCTGCAGGGCTGGGGCATCCGCGGCGTCATCGCCAAGCCCTACCGGGCCGGCGACATCGTGCGCAAGGTGCGCGAGGTTCTGGACGCGCGGCCGGAATCGTGA
- a CDS encoding C40 family peptidase: MRCHRAYAVLGLVLAALVLGAAPLTARADETITLDLTAPPPAAKKASAPSAPRASKPPTRRGGLRHTGPNEKVVGRLGVAVEAAVLRSGRTPSKRVLARAASGTYLALTRDAGQWYGVLMADHSTGWVLKRSVQVLNYEVVGPSQPPLRYTDGGHFDDNPLLTAGQEALLQVAYGYLGVPYKWGGTSPNGMDCSAFVKRCFAALGVGLPRTAREQYTRGIPVSQEQLRAADRLYFASRDGRITHTGIYIGDGYFIHSSSSRRGVAINRLTDPLYRKMYAGARR; the protein is encoded by the coding sequence GTGCGCTGCCATCGTGCATACGCCGTTCTAGGCCTCGTGTTAGCCGCTCTCGTGCTCGGCGCCGCCCCCCTCACCGCCCGCGCCGACGAGACCATCACCCTCGACCTGACCGCGCCGCCACCGGCCGCGAAGAAGGCGTCCGCGCCTTCCGCGCCCAGGGCGAGCAAGCCGCCAACACGCCGGGGCGGGCTCCGCCATACCGGGCCCAACGAGAAGGTCGTCGGCCGCCTGGGCGTGGCCGTGGAGGCGGCCGTGCTGCGCAGCGGGCGCACTCCGAGCAAGCGCGTGCTGGCTCGGGCCGCCTCCGGCACCTACCTGGCGCTCACGCGCGACGCGGGGCAGTGGTACGGCGTGCTGATGGCCGACCACAGCACCGGCTGGGTGCTCAAGCGCAGCGTGCAGGTGCTCAACTACGAGGTGGTCGGCCCCTCCCAACCGCCGTTGCGCTACACCGATGGCGGCCACTTCGACGACAACCCGCTGCTCACGGCCGGCCAGGAGGCCCTGCTGCAGGTGGCCTACGGCTATCTGGGCGTCCCGTACAAGTGGGGAGGCACCTCGCCGAACGGCATGGACTGCTCCGCCTTCGTGAAGCGCTGTTTCGCCGCGCTCGGCGTCGGCCTGCCGCGCACGGCCCGCGAGCAGTACACGCGGGGCATCCCCGTCTCGCAAGAGCAGCTTCGCGCCGCCGACCGGCTCTACTTCGCCAGTCGCGACGGGCGCATCACGCACACCGGCATCTATATCGGCGACGGGTACTTCATCCATTCCTCCAGCAGCCGGCGCGGCGTGGCAATCAACCGCCTGACGGACCCGCTCTACCGCAAGATGTACGCGGGCGCGCGGCGCTAG